The sequence below is a genomic window from Desulfobulbus oligotrophicus.
TGGCCCAATGGAAGTTGACAGACGTGCATGTCCATGATTTTGAGGGGCTGCAGAGTTCCAGCGGTGATTTTGGTGAACTGTATCCGCAGTTTTCCTGGAAAATACAGGTGGAGGAGACAAGGGGGGCAGAGATCGGACTCCAGGGAACAGGCGGAATGCTCAAGACGGTTGATGTGACGGTGTTACATGATCAGGACCGATCACAGGCTTTGACAGTCCGGACGGTTGTCTGCAAAAAGGCGGCCATTGATCGATGAAGGGAGATCGCGGTTTTACCCTGCTGGAGGTTCTGCTGGCGACCACCGTACTTGGAGTGGTCATGGCCATGTTAACCCTTTCCCTGTCGGCAACGTTTCGTACCGTTGAGACAACAGAGGAACAGGAGGCAATCTTCTCCCAGGCGCAGGCGGCCCTGCGTTTGATAAGTGAAGATCTTACCGCCGCTGTTGTTGTACAGGATCTTCCTTTTACCGGAGGGAGCAGTGCAGACCACACGCAATCGGGCATACAGGTAACTTTTCCGTCTCAATCGCACCTGGTGTTGAATCCGAAGAAACAACGTCCCGCTCTGGCGGTAATTCGCTATCAGGTAGTGGAAGAGGATGAGGATAAGCGGCGATTGAAGCTGCTGCGTTCAGACACCCCTGTTTTACCCGGTATTTCGTGGCAGGAGGGCATGGACAGTGCTGAAGATCCCGGGTCGGCTTTTCTGGTTGTTGAAGGGCTGCGTGCAGTTGAATGGAAGTACTTTGATCAGCAGGGACAGGAGTTTGACAGCTGGCAACAGGATCGGGATATCGGTGCAACAGACAACGAAACGACTTTACCGGCTGCGGTACAGTGTACGCTTGAGTTCTGGGTTGATGCCGACAAAGAGCTCTCCCAGCCGTTCACAACTCGCGTTCTGATCCCCACAGAGGTTGAAGATGAGCAGCAGCCGCAGCATCACTGACCAACGGGGGATGGCTTTGGTGTTGACGTTGTTGACGATCAGCTTTTTAGTTGCTGTTACCTTGCAACTGATGGCAACTGTTGATCGGCAGTCTGCCGCTGCTGCCACCCAGCGGGAGATGGTTCGGCTTGACGGCATGGTCCTTGCCGGGCTCAGTCTTGCCCGCGGGGCATTGACTGCTGATCTGAAGGAGAATGAGCATGAGTCTCCCCATGATCTTTGGGCGCAGTTCCACGAGGATAAGCTGAAAGCTGTTTCTGAGGAGGTGGCATTAGCCGTTAAAGTGACCGATCTTGGCGGTCGCCTGCAGGTGCATGCGCTGGGAGATCCTGTCAAAGAGGCATACCGTCAGATTTGGCTGCGGCTGTTATTGTCCGGTAGATTTGCCATCAGTGATCAGGACGAGGCCGAAGCTTTACTTGATGCTATTGGTGACTGGGTTGATGAAGACGATGATGAACGACCATCCGGTGCGGAAGAGAGTTATTATCAGGGGCTTCAGCCACCCTATTCGTGTCGCAATGGGGCTGTACCGGCTGTCGAGGAGCTGCTGCTTGTTAAAGGCATGACCACTGAGCTCCTGTACGGTGATGCTGAATATGAGGGGTTGGCTGAATATATCAGTATAGTGGGTGATGATGGCAGGATACACCTTAATACGGCCCCGGCCCCGGTTCTGCAGGCCATGTCCGACGATATGACGCCTGCGCTGGCACAGGAACTGATAGATTTTCGGGAAGATCCGCAGAATGCGGAGCTGTTGACAACAGTGGACTGGTACCGTCAGGTCAGCGGACTTCCGGCATCCATTGATATTGAACAGGATCTGCTGGCCGTGGTGGGGAAGTATTTTGAAATTAAAGTCAGAGCAACGTACCATCAGTTTACTCGACATGGAACCGGCATTCTTTTGCGGGACAATGAGCAGAAACAGACGCTGTTGCAATGGAAACAGGAATGAACAGCATAGCGAACCAAACAGTTGCGGTCGAGAGATAGTCTGAAATGTATTCACTGGGCATTGACATAGGCGATAGTGACGTCACAGGTGTAGTCCTGGAACAGCAACGTAAAACCGTGGTGCTGAAGGCCTGTGCCACCCTGCCGCTGCAGGATGTCAATGATCCGGCAGAGCAGATCGAGCTGTTATGCCGACAGCTTGACTGGCGCGAAGGAGTTGTTGTCTGCGGTTTGCCGCTTTCGTTGTTCAGTATTCGAAACATAACCCTGCCGTTTACGGACTCAAAAAGGATTGCCCAGATTCTTCCGTTTGAGCTGGAAGAGCAACTTCCGGCTCCGATAGATACCTTACTTACCGAGTTCGTTGTCAGTCGAAGAGAGAAAACCGGCAATATGGTTGTCGCTTTTGCGTTGGAGCAGCACCTGCTGGAGAACCTGCTGACACGGACCGGTAGCAGTGTAGACCCCGATATTATCGTGCCCTCCATGGTTTCTCTGGCTGTGCTGCTGACCCGGCTTGAAAAAACATGGTCTGATTTTCTCCTGATCCACACTGATCAGCAATCCTGCTCCCTGGTGTTTGTTCTGGATGGACAGGCCCAGCTGTACCGCTCTCTCGCCTACCCCGAACAGCTGGCTGCTCATTTGTCCGGTCACGACAACGGTAATGACCTCCCGGTATCTGACGTTGCTGTGGCCAGAGAGCATATCAGACACCTCTGTCGCTTAATTGAGCAAAGTCTGCAGTACTTTCAGATTGAGCAGAAGGAAAATCGTCACCCCAAACGTATCATTCTGTCCGGTCCTCTGGCCGGCGTAGAGTGTGTTCGTGAAGAGATGGCGTCTGTGTTCTCTTTG
It includes:
- a CDS encoding prepilin-type N-terminal cleavage/methylation domain-containing protein, with the translated sequence MYSRTIHCCFNRTARQRCDRGTAGFTLLEVMIAVALIAIALVTLIGVQAQSVAIASGSRFDTMASLLAQWKLTDVHVHDFEGLQSSSGDFGELYPQFSWKIQVEETRGAEIGLQGTGGMLKTVDVTVLHDQDRSQALTVRTVVCKKAAIDR
- a CDS encoding PulJ/GspJ family protein; its protein translation is MKGDRGFTLLEVLLATTVLGVVMAMLTLSLSATFRTVETTEEQEAIFSQAQAALRLISEDLTAAVVVQDLPFTGGSSADHTQSGIQVTFPSQSHLVLNPKKQRPALAVIRYQVVEEDEDKRRLKLLRSDTPVLPGISWQEGMDSAEDPGSAFLVVEGLRAVEWKYFDQQGQEFDSWQQDRDIGATDNETTLPAAVQCTLEFWVDADKELSQPFTTRVLIPTEVEDEQQPQHH
- the gspK gene encoding type II secretion system minor pseudopilin GspK; this translates as MSSSRSITDQRGMALVLTLLTISFLVAVTLQLMATVDRQSAAAATQREMVRLDGMVLAGLSLARGALTADLKENEHESPHDLWAQFHEDKLKAVSEEVALAVKVTDLGGRLQVHALGDPVKEAYRQIWLRLLLSGRFAISDQDEAEALLDAIGDWVDEDDDERPSGAEESYYQGLQPPYSCRNGAVPAVEELLLVKGMTTELLYGDAEYEGLAEYISIVGDDGRIHLNTAPAPVLQAMSDDMTPALAQELIDFREDPQNAELLTTVDWYRQVSGLPASIDIEQDLLAVVGKYFEIKVRATYHQFTRHGTGILLRDNEQKQTLLQWKQE
- the gspL gene encoding type II secretion system protein GspL gives rise to the protein MYSLGIDIGDSDVTGVVLEQQRKTVVLKACATLPLQDVNDPAEQIELLCRQLDWREGVVVCGLPLSLFSIRNITLPFTDSKRIAQILPFELEEQLPAPIDTLLTEFVVSRREKTGNMVVAFALEQHLLENLLTRTGSSVDPDIIVPSMVSLAVLLTRLEKTWSDFLLIHTDQQSCSLVFVLDGQAQLYRSLAYPEQLAAHLSGHDNGNDLPVSDVAVAREHIRHLCRLIEQSLQYFQIEQKENRHPKRIILSGPLAGVECVREEMASVFSLPVESLALMTDTALFCGEGTGAQQEEQQYGCALALAMQGFKRPEINFRKERFAKKRNIFKTRRQLQGALVTTVLLLVGALGFLWYDYHTLQQRNQALGDEMTAIFQQTFAGVPVVRDPFAEMQARVKSATGPASPSSPLLHNDRRVLGLLTDISRRIPSSVHLRVNRLTIDQETVVIKGTTDTFNAVETMKSVLAGSPHFKSVQIVSAAADKADKHGGIRFEMQLLLEDV